A window from Limanda limanda chromosome 14, fLimLim1.1, whole genome shotgun sequence encodes these proteins:
- the tmem88a gene encoding transmembrane protein 88a produces the protein MSLSLNGTLEKTMSETAPSEPRSPSRVGSAVVVPPPYSLGGSEVADSPLELRGSLDCWACSVLVTAQNLIIALINGVLASIVFGTILTPALIMVIFGFLCHSTVQPHGTSLYCSDVLDDGGCVALLVVGFLLLTPLLVLALAAYCRLARHLQLGMCFIPYSRAVYKNLPLHRHRKSDGVGCCGQQGASDREGKGSIWV, from the exons ATGAGTCTGTCACTGAACGGGACGCTGGAGAAGACCATGTCCGAGACGGCCCCCTCTGAGCCACGCTCCCCCTCCAGAGTGGGGTCAGCGGTCGTGGTGCCGCCTCCCTACTCGCTGGGCGGCAGCGAGGTGGCTGATTCCCCCCTGGAGCTGAGGGGCTCTCTGGACTGCTGGGCCTGCTCTGTGCTGGTCACTGCCCAGAATCTCATCATCGCACTGATCAACGGCGTGCTGGCCTCCATCGTGTTCGGCACCATCCTCACCCCTGCTCTGATTATGGTCATATTCGGCTTCCTCTGCCACTCCACG GTGCAGCCCCATGGAACATCTCTGTACTGCTCAGACGTGCTGGATGACGGCGGCTGCGTGGCCCTGCTGGTTGTAGGTTTCCTGCTGCTCACCCCTCTGCTGGTCCTGGCCCTGGCGGCCTACTGTCGCCTGGCCCGACACCTCCAGCTGGGCATGTGCTTCATCCCCTACAGCCGCGCCGTCTACAAGAACCTGCCCCTCCATCGCCACCGGAAGTCTGATGGGGTTGGCTGCTGTGGTCAGCAGGGGGCTTCAGACAGGGAGGGGAAGGGCAGCATATGGGTgtag
- the pcolcea gene encoding procollagen C-endopeptidase enhancer a, with translation MMYVGCFWGLSLILSLSLGWTKAQQQNNTRPVFHCGGDLVADSGFVGSEGFPSFYKPNSKCTWRITVPEGNVVTLSFRIFDLEADSQCRYDYLDVYNGHSNLVQKLGRFCGTFRPGSVISTTNTMMLEMVSDAETQSRGFVGYFSGTKPNGDDQLFCGGKITKAQGEIMTPNWPDKKYPPGTSCSWLITVEPDMVIQVTFDKFVLEPDTYCRFDYAAFFNGGEKDDSHLIGKYCGDQAPPPFITNGNVLLVQFVSDLSVTFDGFLAYYTSVPRGSQITPVTSGAGTRSIPRTKPAVKPLVPKRPAATLPPPAPTAKYVPPPPPEPAVRPRPVKPTRGRGQDGRVPATRPNGKRPVPQNPLCAQACKRDGTIKTSFCASEFVITGKVTSLAPGPRGTVRVSVSIIKTYKAGRLTITQVGETMSVRLVSQCKKCPLLRRGVNYIIMGQVDEEGHGTLAPGAFTAPYKAPHHKLLMNINNQPC, from the exons ATGATGTATGTGGGCTGCTTCTGGGGTCTCTCCTTGATCCTGTCCCTGAGTTTAGGATGGACGAAGGCTCAGCAGCAGAATAACACCAG GCCTGTGTTCCACTGTGGAGGTGACCTGGTGGCAGACTCAGGGTTCGTCGGCAGCGAGGGCTTCCCAAGCTTCTACAAACCAAACAGCAAATGCACCTGGAGAATCACT GTTCCCGAGGGAAATGTGGTCACGCTCTCCTTCCGCATTTTTGACCTGGAGGCCGACTCACAATGTCGTTATGACTATCTGGATGTTTACAATGGCCATTCCAACTTGGTGCAAAAACTGGGTCGCTTTTGTGGAACTTTCCGACCGGGCTCTGTAATTTCTACCACAAACACCATGATGCTGGAGATGGTGTCTGATGCGGAGACGCAGAGCCGAGGGTTTGTGGGCTATTTCAGTGGAACCAAACCGAATGGCGATG ACCAACTGTTCTGTGGGGGGAAGATAACAAAAGCCCAGGGAGAGATCATGACGCCCAACTGGCCTGACAAGAAATACCCACCAGGAACCAGCTGCTCCTGGCTTATCACTGTGGAGCCTGATATG gtGATCCAGGTGACGTTTGATAAGTTCGTCCTGGAGCCTGACACCTATTGTCGGTTTGATTATGCGGCTTTCTTCAACGGTGGAGAGAAAGATGATTCGCACCTGATTGGAAAATACTGTGGTGATCAGGCCCCGCC ACCATTCATCACCAATGGCAACGTGCTACTGGTCCAGTTTGTGTCCGACCTCAGCGTGACATTTGATGGATTCCTCGCCTACTACACCAGCGTCCCACGTGGCTCTCAGATCACACCAGTCACCTCTGGAGCTGGTACGAGGTCAATACCTCGTACCAAACCTGCGGTGAAACCTCTTGTGCCCAAACGTCCAGCCGCTACCCTGCCGCCACCTGCCCCCACCGCAAAGTACGTGCCACCTCCTCCCCCGGAGCCCGCAGTTAGACCCAGACCGGTCAAGCCTACGAGAGGCCGCGGACAGGACGGGAGGGTGCCAGCCACAAGGCCGAACGGAAAGAGGCCTG TGCCTCAAAACCCTCTGTGTGCCCAGGCCTGTAAAAGAGATGGAACCATCAAGACGAGCTTCTGTGCCAGTGAATTTG TGATTACAGGGAAGGTGACCTCACTGGCCCCTGGGCCCCGTGGCACTGTGCGCGTTAGCGTGTCCATTATCAAGACCTATAAGGCAGGTCGGCTAACCATCACACAGGTGGGAGAAACCATGTCGGTTAGGCTGGTGTCCCAGTGCAAGAAGTGCCCGCTGCTCCGGAGAG GTGTCAACTACATTATCATGGGTCAAGTGGACGAAGAAGGACATGGCACCCTGGCCCCTGGTGCATTCACAGCTCCCTACAAAGCCCCACATCACAAACTATTGATGAATATCAACAACCAGCCCTGTTAA